In a genomic window of Curtobacterium flaccumfaciens pv. betae:
- the pgsA gene encoding CDP-diacylglycerol--glycerol-3-phosphate 3-phosphatidyltransferase, with protein sequence MTASDSTNTTHGARFPWRGRLLRKGPGPASTANVANIVTVVRILMAPLFFVLLLADAGNDGPLRIWAAVVFVVAIVTDSADGIIARRQNLVTDFGKLVDPIADKVLIGGALVALSILAELPWYVTVLIMVREIGITVFRFAVLSDRVIPASRGGKIKTVLQAVALTAALFPWWNLVGDWAHWVNGILMTAAFLATILSGIDYLWQAWKHNRTIA encoded by the coding sequence ATGACCGCCTCGGACAGCACGAACACCACGCACGGCGCACGGTTCCCGTGGCGCGGGCGGCTGCTGCGCAAGGGCCCCGGCCCGGCGTCGACCGCGAACGTCGCGAACATCGTCACGGTGGTGCGCATCTTGATGGCGCCGCTGTTCTTCGTCCTGCTGCTCGCCGACGCCGGCAACGACGGACCCCTTCGCATCTGGGCCGCGGTCGTCTTCGTCGTGGCGATCGTCACGGACAGCGCCGACGGCATCATCGCGCGTCGGCAGAACCTGGTCACGGACTTCGGCAAGCTCGTGGACCCGATCGCCGACAAGGTGCTCATCGGTGGTGCGCTCGTCGCGCTGTCGATCCTGGCCGAGCTGCCCTGGTACGTGACCGTGCTGATCATGGTGCGCGAGATCGGCATCACGGTCTTCCGGTTCGCGGTGCTCTCCGACCGGGTGATCCCGGCGAGCCGCGGCGGCAAGATCAAGACCGTGCTGCAGGCCGTCGCTCTGACGGCGGCGCTGTTCCCGTGGTGGAACCTGGTCGGCGACTGGGCGCACTGGGTCAACGGCATCCTGATGACGGCCGCGTTCCTGGCAACGATCCTGAGCGGGATCGACTACCTCTGGCAGGCATGGAAGCACAACCGCACGATCGCATGA
- a CDS encoding helix-turn-helix domain-containing protein: MVLVRQEIGDVLRDFRLQKGRTLRQVASKASVALGYLSEVERGQKEASSEILASVADALDTPISTIMREVGDRLAIVEGLTPVPDTLPDDLVAEFDNDLAVR, encoded by the coding sequence ATGGTTCTCGTTCGTCAGGAAATCGGCGATGTGCTCCGGGACTTCCGCTTGCAGAAGGGCCGGACCCTCCGTCAGGTCGCGTCCAAGGCCAGTGTCGCGCTCGGGTACCTCAGTGAGGTCGAGCGCGGGCAGAAGGAAGCCAGCTCGGAGATCCTCGCGTCCGTCGCGGATGCTCTGGACACGCCCATCTCGACCATCATGCGCGAAGTGGGCGACCGCCTCGCGATCGTCGAGGGGCTGACCCCCGTCCCCGACACGCTCCCGGACGACCTCGTCGCCGAGTTCGACAACGACCTCGCGGTGCGCTGA
- the recA gene encoding recombinase RecA, producing the protein MPSPADREKALETALAQIDRQFGKGAIMRLGSDERAPVNVIQTGSVALDVALGIGGLPRGRIVEIYGPESSGKTTLTIHAIANAQRAGGIAAFIDAEHALDPEYAKKLGVDIDALLVSQPDTAEQALEIADMLVRSGSIDLIVIDSVAALVPRAEIEGEMGDSHVGLQARLMSQALRKLAGGLNQTQTTMIFINQLREKIGVFFGSPETTSGGKALKFYASVRLDIRRIETLKSGTDAVGNRTRVKVVKNKMAPPFKQAEFDILYGVGISREGSLLDFGVDHGIVKKSGAWYTYDGDQLGQGKENSRSFLIQNPEIAADIEGKILAKLGVGGAKAEDAPVESIAPKLAERKGA; encoded by the coding sequence ATGCCATCACCGGCAGACCGCGAAAAGGCCCTCGAGACCGCACTCGCACAGATCGACAGGCAGTTCGGCAAGGGTGCGATCATGCGCCTCGGTTCGGACGAACGCGCCCCCGTCAACGTCATCCAGACCGGGTCGGTGGCGCTGGACGTCGCGCTCGGCATCGGTGGCCTGCCCCGCGGCCGCATCGTCGAGATCTACGGCCCCGAGTCGTCGGGTAAGACGACCCTCACCATCCACGCCATCGCCAACGCCCAGCGCGCCGGTGGCATCGCGGCCTTCATCGACGCCGAGCACGCGCTCGACCCCGAGTACGCCAAGAAGCTCGGTGTCGACATCGACGCCCTGCTCGTGTCGCAGCCCGACACCGCCGAGCAGGCGCTCGAGATCGCGGACATGCTGGTCCGCTCCGGCTCCATCGACCTCATCGTCATCGACTCCGTCGCGGCCCTCGTGCCCCGTGCCGAGATCGAGGGCGAGATGGGCGACTCGCACGTCGGTCTGCAGGCCCGCCTCATGTCCCAGGCCCTGCGAAAGCTCGCCGGTGGCCTGAACCAGACGCAGACCACGATGATCTTCATCAACCAGCTGCGCGAGAAGATCGGGGTGTTCTTCGGTTCGCCCGAGACCACCTCGGGTGGTAAGGCGCTGAAGTTCTACGCGTCCGTCCGCCTCGACATCCGTCGCATCGAGACGCTCAAGAGCGGCACCGACGCGGTCGGCAACCGCACACGCGTCAAGGTCGTCAAGAACAAGATGGCGCCGCCCTTCAAGCAGGCCGAGTTCGACATCCTGTACGGCGTCGGCATCTCGCGCGAAGGCTCGCTGCTCGACTTCGGTGTCGACCACGGCATCGTCAAGAAGTCGGGTGCCTGGTACACCTACGACGGCGACCAGCTCGGGCAGGGCAAGGAGAACTCGCGTTCCTTCCTCATCCAGAACCCCGAGATCGCTGCCGACATCGAAGGCAAGATCCTCGCCAAGCTCGGCGTCGGCGGCGCCAAGGCCGAAGACGCCCCGGTCGAGTCGATCGCGCCGAAGCTCGCGGAGCGCAAGGGCGCGTGA
- a CDS encoding ribonuclease J yields MPTQISEPQPLEAGTLRVVPIGGLGEIGRNMTVYEYEGKLLIVDAGVLFPEEHQPGVDLILPDFSPIRDRLDDVLGVVLTHGHEDHIGAVPYLLKLRDDIPLIGSTLTLALVEAKLKEHRIKPYTLVVAEDQTEQIGPFHLEFVAVNHSIPDALAVAITTPAGRVLHTGDFKMDQLPLDDRITDLRAFARLGEAGVDLFLPDSTNADVPGFTAPERDIGPVLENIIMRARKKVVVASFSSHVHRVQQVLDAAAAANRKVAFMGRSMIRNMTIAADLGYLRVPENVLIDTKKAKNVPDDQIVYMSTGSQGEPMAVLARMANLEHQIEIGEGDTVILASSLIPGNENAVYRVIDGLTKLGAKVVHKGNAKVHVSGHASAGELLYCYNILRPRNVLPVHGEHRHLYANADLAIQTGVPPRNVILGQDGIVVDLKDGVATVAGQLDIGYVYVDGSTVGEITDADLKDRRVLAEEGFISIFCAVDFTTGQCVIGPEIQSRGFAEDDSVFDDVRPQIAKAISEAAANGTRDSHAFAQVVRRTVGRWVNTKHRRRPMIVPVVIEA; encoded by the coding sequence ATGCCCACACAGATCTCCGAACCGCAGCCGCTCGAAGCCGGCACCCTCCGCGTCGTCCCCATCGGGGGCCTCGGCGAGATCGGTCGCAACATGACCGTCTACGAGTACGAGGGCAAGCTGCTCATCGTCGACGCTGGCGTGCTGTTCCCCGAGGAGCACCAGCCCGGTGTCGACCTGATCCTGCCGGACTTCTCGCCGATCCGTGACCGCCTCGACGACGTCCTCGGTGTCGTGCTCACGCACGGCCACGAAGACCACATCGGCGCCGTCCCGTACCTGCTCAAGCTCCGCGACGACATCCCGCTGATCGGCTCCACGCTGACCCTCGCGCTGGTCGAGGCGAAGCTCAAGGAACACCGGATCAAGCCGTACACGCTCGTCGTGGCCGAGGACCAGACCGAGCAGATCGGCCCGTTCCACCTCGAGTTCGTCGCCGTGAACCACTCCATCCCGGACGCCCTCGCCGTCGCGATCACGACCCCCGCCGGTCGTGTGCTGCACACGGGTGACTTCAAGATGGACCAGCTCCCGCTGGACGACCGCATCACCGACCTCCGTGCGTTCGCCCGTCTGGGCGAGGCCGGCGTGGACCTGTTCCTGCCGGACTCCACGAACGCCGACGTGCCGGGCTTCACCGCTCCGGAGCGCGACATCGGCCCGGTGCTCGAGAACATCATCATGCGCGCCCGCAAGAAGGTCGTCGTGGCGAGCTTCTCGTCGCACGTGCACCGCGTGCAGCAGGTCCTCGACGCCGCCGCGGCCGCGAACCGCAAGGTCGCGTTCATGGGGCGCTCGATGATCCGCAACATGACGATCGCCGCCGACCTCGGGTACCTGCGGGTGCCGGAGAACGTGCTCATCGACACGAAGAAGGCGAAGAACGTCCCCGACGACCAGATCGTCTACATGTCGACCGGGTCGCAGGGTGAGCCGATGGCCGTCCTGGCCCGCATGGCGAACCTCGAGCACCAGATCGAGATCGGCGAGGGCGACACCGTCATCCTCGCGTCGTCGCTCATCCCGGGCAACGAGAACGCCGTGTACCGCGTCATCGACGGGCTGACCAAGCTCGGTGCGAAGGTCGTGCACAAGGGCAACGCGAAGGTGCACGTCTCCGGACACGCCTCCGCTGGCGAGCTGCTCTACTGCTACAACATCCTGCGGCCGCGCAACGTGCTCCCCGTCCACGGCGAGCACCGCCACCTGTACGCGAACGCCGACCTGGCGATCCAGACGGGTGTCCCGCCGCGCAACGTGATCCTCGGGCAGGACGGCATCGTCGTCGACCTGAAGGACGGCGTCGCGACGGTCGCCGGTCAGCTCGACATCGGCTACGTCTACGTCGACGGCTCCACCGTCGGCGAGATCACCGACGCCGACCTGAAGGACCGCCGCGTCCTGGCGGAAGAGGGCTTCATCTCGATCTTCTGCGCGGTGGACTTCACCACCGGGCAGTGCGTGATCGGCCCGGAGATCCAGTCGCGTGGCTTCGCCGAGGACGACTCGGTGTTCGACGACGTCCGCCCGCAGATCGCCAAGGCGATCTCCGAGGCTGCCGCGAACGGCACGCGCGACTCGCACGCCTTCGCGCAGGTCGTCCGTCGCACGGTCGGTCGCTGGGTGAACACGAAGCACCGTCGTCGTCCGATGATCGTCCCGGTGGTCATCGAGGCGTAG
- a CDS encoding CinA family protein has product MTGPERSTQAAPPVPVAPGLIAELTARGETLAVAESLTGGLVVATLVDVPGASAVVRGGVVAYATPVKHSVLGVSAELLEAEGAVHPEVARQMAAGVRIALSVDGEPATWGISTTGVAGPDPQDGKPVGTVYLGIASAAGAEAFELHLDGDRGAIRHATVSELLARMSSEVRGRE; this is encoded by the coding sequence ATGACCGGACCCGAGCGCTCGACGCAGGCCGCGCCTCCCGTCCCGGTCGCACCGGGACTCATCGCCGAACTGACGGCGCGGGGCGAGACCCTCGCCGTGGCGGAGTCGCTGACCGGCGGCCTCGTGGTCGCGACCCTCGTCGACGTGCCGGGCGCGAGTGCCGTCGTCCGCGGTGGCGTCGTGGCCTACGCGACGCCCGTGAAGCACTCGGTGCTCGGGGTCTCGGCAGAGCTGCTCGAGGCCGAGGGCGCCGTGCACCCCGAGGTCGCCCGGCAGATGGCCGCCGGTGTCCGGATCGCGCTGTCCGTCGACGGGGAACCCGCGACGTGGGGGATCAGCACGACCGGCGTCGCCGGCCCGGATCCGCAGGACGGCAAGCCCGTCGGCACCGTGTACCTCGGGATCGCCTCCGCCGCGGGGGCAGAGGCCTTCGAACTGCACCTCGACGGTGACCGAGGAGCAATCCGGCACGCCACCGTCTCCGAACTCCTTGCACGGATGTCGTCCGAGGTCCGGGGCCGGGAATAG
- a CDS encoding DUF3046 domain-containing protein, translating into MRVSEFWRAVDQVFGEAYGSVVTRDVVLEGLGGRSAVDALAAGVDARRVWDALCDSQDVPMDRRHGKGLAEPQD; encoded by the coding sequence ATGCGCGTGAGTGAGTTCTGGCGAGCCGTCGACCAGGTGTTCGGTGAGGCCTACGGTTCCGTGGTCACCCGTGACGTCGTGCTCGAAGGGCTCGGCGGTCGCTCCGCCGTGGACGCCCTCGCCGCCGGTGTCGACGCCCGCCGGGTGTGGGACGCCCTGTGCGACTCGCAGGACGTCCCGATGGACCGTCGGCACGGCAAGGGCCTGGCCGAACCCCAGGACTGA
- a CDS encoding regulatory protein RecX, whose protein sequence is MSTDHDDDGLAPVTDLFGARSRRRAPVTPVMPAIPEPPVSPDEPRDSDGWVLPESDEGRADEFPASFDADSPVPLHGARGPAAWVSPVIGDGSGRSSRAEQDGYDAETADATTASVFSIAGGEEIDPADAPRPLDEQRADAERISLRALGRKGVSESEMRTLLLQQDLDPDVVEYEIERLTRVGLLDDVALATDLVDRLHARKGLGRQGVVTELRRRGIDQVAIDTALDEAADDEDDEFLRAQELADKRAPQMRGLDRATAERRLSGFLMRKGYSSGVVRIAVARALDGGGKRPQPGRGTVRFE, encoded by the coding sequence GTGAGCACCGACCACGACGACGACGGCCTCGCACCGGTCACCGACCTGTTCGGTGCGAGGTCGCGTCGTCGCGCTCCTGTCACGCCGGTGATGCCCGCCATCCCCGAGCCTCCGGTGTCACCGGACGAACCGCGCGACTCCGACGGCTGGGTCCTGCCCGAGTCCGACGAAGGCCGGGCGGACGAGTTCCCCGCATCGTTCGACGCCGATTCGCCGGTGCCCCTGCACGGTGCCCGGGGGCCGGCAGCGTGGGTGTCGCCCGTGATCGGCGACGGCAGCGGGCGCTCGAGCCGTGCGGAGCAGGACGGCTACGACGCCGAGACCGCTGACGCCACCACCGCGTCGGTGTTCTCCATCGCCGGCGGCGAGGAGATCGACCCGGCCGACGCACCGCGTCCGCTCGACGAACAGCGGGCGGATGCCGAACGGATCAGCCTGCGCGCGCTCGGCCGCAAGGGCGTGAGCGAGTCCGAGATGCGGACCCTGCTGCTGCAGCAGGACCTCGACCCCGACGTGGTCGAGTACGAGATCGAACGGTTGACCCGTGTCGGGCTCCTCGACGACGTCGCCCTCGCCACCGACCTGGTGGATCGACTGCACGCCCGCAAGGGCCTCGGTCGACAGGGTGTCGTGACGGAGCTCCGTCGCCGGGGCATCGACCAGGTGGCGATCGACACGGCGCTCGACGAAGCCGCCGACGACGAGGACGACGAGTTCCTCCGTGCGCAGGAACTCGCCGACAAGCGGGCGCCGCAGATGCGCGGGCTCGACCGCGCCACTGCGGAACGCCGGCTGTCCGGCTTCCTGATGCGCAAGGGCTACAGCTCCGGCGTCGTCCGGATCGCTGTGGCACGTGCCCTCGACGGTGGCGGAAAGCGACCGCAACCCGGCCGCGGGACCGTCCGGTTCGAGTAG
- the miaB gene encoding tRNA (N6-isopentenyl adenosine(37)-C2)-methylthiotransferase MiaB, with amino-acid sequence MATVEARPRTYEVRTYGCQMNVHDSERLSGSLQAAGYTAADGAQADVVVINTCAVRENADNRLYGNLGQLAGIKREHPGMQIAVGGCLAQKDKNVILEKAPWVDVVFGTHNMGSLPTLLERARHNDEAQIEILEALDVFPSTLPTKRDSTHSGWVSISVGCNNTCTFCIVPSLRGKEKDRRPGDVLAEIQALVDDGAIEVTLLGQNVNSYGVEFGDRQAFGKLLRATGTIEGLERVRFTSPHPAAFTDDVIDAMAETPNVMPQLHMPLQSGSDRVLKAMRRSYRSERFLGILDRVRAKIPNAAISTDIIVGFPGETDADFEDTLRVVEQARFASAFTFQYSIRPGTPAATMDDQLPKHIVQERYERLVALQERITAEENALQVGRSVEVLVASGEGRKDDATRRLSGRAEDSRLVHFTVPSGSEVPRPGDVVTVDITRAAPHFLLADDDAPLRIRRTRAGDAWDRAQAESCGVPTPAAAAGDGPRPVSLGLPTLRVGR; translated from the coding sequence ATGGCCACCGTCGAAGCGCGCCCCCGCACCTACGAAGTCCGCACCTACGGGTGCCAGATGAACGTGCACGACTCCGAGCGGTTGAGCGGCTCGTTGCAGGCCGCGGGCTACACCGCGGCGGACGGTGCGCAGGCCGACGTCGTCGTCATCAACACCTGCGCGGTGCGCGAGAACGCGGACAACCGTCTCTACGGCAACCTCGGGCAGCTCGCGGGGATCAAGCGCGAGCACCCCGGCATGCAGATCGCCGTCGGCGGGTGCCTGGCGCAGAAGGACAAGAACGTCATCCTCGAGAAGGCGCCGTGGGTCGACGTCGTCTTCGGCACGCACAACATGGGGTCCCTGCCGACCCTGCTCGAACGCGCACGGCACAACGACGAGGCGCAGATCGAGATCCTCGAGGCACTCGACGTCTTCCCGTCGACGCTGCCCACCAAGCGCGACTCGACGCACAGCGGCTGGGTCTCGATCTCGGTCGGCTGCAACAACACCTGCACGTTCTGCATCGTCCCCTCGCTCCGCGGCAAGGAGAAGGACCGCCGACCCGGTGACGTCCTGGCCGAGATCCAGGCGCTCGTCGATGACGGCGCGATCGAGGTCACGCTGCTCGGGCAGAACGTGAACTCCTACGGGGTCGAGTTCGGCGACCGACAGGCGTTCGGCAAGCTGCTGCGGGCCACCGGCACCATCGAGGGGCTCGAGCGCGTCCGCTTCACGAGCCCGCACCCGGCGGCCTTCACCGACGACGTCATCGACGCGATGGCCGAGACCCCGAACGTGATGCCCCAGCTGCACATGCCGCTGCAGTCGGGTTCCGACCGGGTGCTCAAGGCGATGCGCCGGAGCTACCGCAGCGAGCGGTTCCTCGGCATCCTCGACCGCGTCCGCGCGAAGATCCCGAACGCGGCGATCTCCACCGACATCATCGTCGGGTTCCCCGGTGAGACCGACGCCGACTTCGAGGACACCCTGCGCGTCGTCGAGCAGGCGCGGTTCGCCTCGGCGTTCACGTTCCAGTACTCGATCCGCCCGGGCACGCCGGCGGCGACGATGGACGACCAGCTGCCGAAGCACATCGTGCAGGAGCGCTACGAGCGACTCGTCGCCCTGCAGGAACGCATCACCGCGGAAGAGAACGCGCTGCAGGTCGGCCGGAGTGTCGAGGTGCTCGTCGCCTCCGGTGAGGGCCGCAAGGACGACGCCACCCGCCGGCTCTCCGGTCGCGCGGAGGACTCCCGGCTCGTGCACTTCACCGTGCCCTCCGGGTCCGAGGTCCCGCGCCCGGGCGACGTGGTCACCGTGGACATCACCCGCGCTGCACCGCACTTCCTGCTCGCCGACGACGACGCTCCGCTGCGCATCCGACGCACCCGGGCCGGTGACGCCTGGGACCGCGCGCAGGCCGAGAGCTGCGGCGTGCCCACGCCCGCTGCCGCCGCCGGCGACGGGCCCCGTCCGGTCTCGCTCGGGCTGCCCACGCTCCGTGTCGGGCGCTGA
- a CDS encoding FtsK/SpoIIIE family DNA translocase, with protein MAGGTKSTTRSRASTSSRGNGTRGSSRTQATTKKLPQAAPTPVFREQNPLVTFWLAMAHGVGAMFRLLGKETLEKDQRRDGFPFLLFLLAIAGGVVEWLNPTNSVSVALDAYTFGGLFGRLAFALPVIMIVFAGWLFRHPASVHDNTRIGIGLGILIVSIASLCHVFGGRPSAADGMPALAAAGGVLGWVVIGWLVTIATAWVAVPVAIVLLVLSLFIITKTPPNKLGRRLHELYAYLFGAPAPAAEPEADAAAAAEPAARARTSKRGKKGDADFQLFDDLGFGDEQAAADAEAGGDNVPWWRRNKSGREEDPAYDSPVLPPATGVAPAAAAVAPAAPVVPAAPAVSPNAGAAAGLVDLTPAEPASVNLNDSVEQDLQDAEQALRAFGTDVPARPEPTADIRPAVPEVLSEPEIVDEPEDIDAAAELSAAAAGSDDDPSKPYRLPAATTLSSGTPSVARSQANDDIVAAITGVLTEFKVDAKVTGFSRGPTVTRYEIELGPGVKVERVTALSKNLSYAVASNEVRILSPIPGKSAIGVEIPNTDREIVSLGDVLRSNAARKSKHPMTIGVGKDVEGGFVVANLAKMPHLLVAGSTGSGKSVFINSMITSLLMRAKPSEVRMVLVDPKRVELSIYAGVPHLITPIITNPKKAAEALQWVVKEMDMRYDDLASFGFRHVDDFNKAIENNEIVLPAGSERKLKPYPYLLVVVDELADLMLVAPRDVEESIVRITQLARAAGIHLVLATQRPSVDVITGLIKANVPSRIAFAVTSVTDSRVILDQPGADKLIGQGDALFLPMGSSKSLRVQGAWVQEGEVAEVVQHVTRQAQPEYRQDVQAVVERKEIDADIGDDLELLLAAVEQVVSTQFGSTSMLQRKLRVGFAKAGRLMDLMESRDIVGPSEGSKARDVLVTADQLPAVLAKLRGEEPPAAAAPAAPAPTPSGDGDRYGADPVGDMTRGYDEVHDEPDEDAWGLTGRE; from the coding sequence ATGGCCGGAGGCACCAAGTCGACCACGCGCTCGCGCGCGTCCACGTCGTCCCGTGGCAACGGGACGCGCGGTTCGTCGCGCACCCAGGCCACGACGAAGAAGCTGCCGCAGGCTGCGCCCACGCCGGTGTTCCGCGAGCAGAACCCGCTCGTGACCTTCTGGCTCGCGATGGCGCACGGCGTCGGCGCGATGTTCCGGCTGCTCGGCAAGGAGACCCTCGAGAAGGACCAGCGGCGCGACGGGTTCCCGTTCCTGCTGTTCCTGCTGGCCATCGCCGGCGGGGTCGTCGAGTGGCTCAACCCGACGAACAGCGTCTCCGTCGCACTCGACGCGTACACGTTCGGTGGGCTGTTCGGCCGCCTGGCGTTCGCCCTGCCCGTCATCATGATCGTGTTCGCCGGGTGGCTGTTCCGGCACCCGGCCTCGGTGCACGACAACACCCGGATCGGCATCGGCCTGGGCATTCTGATCGTGTCGATCGCCTCGCTCTGCCACGTCTTCGGTGGCCGACCGAGCGCGGCCGACGGCATGCCCGCGCTGGCCGCCGCCGGTGGGGTGCTGGGCTGGGTGGTCATCGGCTGGCTCGTCACGATCGCGACCGCCTGGGTGGCCGTCCCCGTGGCGATCGTGCTGCTCGTGCTGTCGCTCTTCATCATCACCAAGACGCCGCCGAACAAGCTCGGGCGACGCCTGCACGAGCTCTACGCCTACCTGTTCGGCGCACCGGCCCCCGCAGCCGAGCCCGAGGCCGACGCCGCCGCTGCGGCGGAGCCCGCCGCCCGCGCCCGCACGTCGAAGCGCGGCAAGAAGGGCGACGCCGACTTCCAGCTGTTCGACGACCTCGGGTTCGGTGACGAGCAGGCCGCTGCCGACGCCGAAGCCGGTGGCGACAACGTGCCGTGGTGGCGCCGGAACAAGTCCGGGCGCGAAGAGGACCCGGCGTACGACAGCCCGGTGCTGCCGCCGGCCACCGGGGTCGCCCCGGCTGCCGCTGCCGTCGCACCAGCTGCGCCCGTCGTGCCCGCTGCCCCCGCCGTGAGCCCGAACGCCGGTGCCGCCGCCGGGCTCGTCGACCTCACGCCGGCCGAGCCCGCGTCGGTCAACCTCAACGACTCCGTCGAGCAGGACCTGCAGGACGCCGAGCAGGCGCTCCGCGCGTTCGGCACCGACGTCCCCGCGCGGCCGGAGCCGACGGCCGACATCCGTCCCGCGGTGCCCGAGGTGCTGTCCGAGCCCGAGATCGTCGACGAGCCGGAGGACATCGACGCCGCCGCCGAGCTGAGTGCGGCCGCCGCCGGTTCCGACGACGATCCGTCGAAGCCCTACCGACTGCCCGCCGCCACGACGCTGAGTTCCGGGACCCCCTCGGTCGCGCGGAGCCAGGCGAACGACGACATCGTCGCCGCCATCACCGGGGTGCTCACCGAGTTCAAGGTCGACGCGAAGGTCACCGGGTTCTCCCGCGGGCCGACGGTGACCCGGTACGAGATCGAGCTCGGCCCCGGCGTCAAGGTCGAGCGCGTCACGGCCCTGTCGAAGAACCTGTCGTACGCGGTCGCCTCGAACGAGGTCCGCATCCTGTCGCCGATCCCGGGCAAGAGTGCCATCGGTGTCGAGATCCCGAACACCGACCGCGAGATCGTCTCGCTCGGTGACGTGCTGCGCTCGAACGCCGCCCGCAAGTCGAAGCACCCGATGACGATCGGCGTCGGCAAGGACGTCGAGGGCGGCTTCGTCGTCGCGAACCTGGCGAAGATGCCGCACCTGCTCGTCGCCGGCTCCACCGGTTCCGGCAAGTCGGTGTTCATCAACTCGATGATCACGTCGCTGCTGATGCGCGCGAAGCCGTCCGAGGTCCGCATGGTCCTGGTCGACCCGAAGCGCGTCGAACTCTCCATCTACGCCGGCGTCCCGCACCTCATCACACCCATCATCACGAACCCGAAGAAGGCGGCCGAAGCGCTGCAGTGGGTCGTGAAGGAGATGGACATGCGGTACGACGACCTGGCGTCGTTCGGGTTCCGCCACGTCGACGACTTCAACAAGGCGATCGAGAACAACGAGATCGTCCTGCCGGCGGGTAGCGAGCGGAAGCTCAAGCCGTACCCGTACCTGCTCGTCGTCGTCGACGAGCTCGCCGACCTCATGCTCGTGGCGCCGCGTGACGTCGAGGAGTCGATCGTCCGCATCACCCAGCTCGCCCGTGCCGCCGGCATCCACCTGGTGCTCGCGACGCAGCGCCCCTCGGTCGACGTCATCACCGGCCTGATCAAGGCGAACGTGCCGTCGCGCATCGCCTTCGCGGTGACGAGCGTCACGGACTCCCGCGTCATCCTCGACCAGCCCGGCGCCGACAAGCTCATCGGTCAGGGCGACGCGCTCTTCCTGCCGATGGGCTCGTCGAAGTCGCTCCGCGTGCAGGGTGCCTGGGTGCAGGAGGGCGAGGTCGCCGAGGTCGTCCAGCACGTCACGCGGCAGGCGCAGCCCGAGTACCGCCAGGACGTCCAGGCCGTGGTCGAGCGCAAGGAGATCGACGCCGACATCGGCGACGACCTCGAACTGCTGCTCGCGGCCGTCGAGCAGGTCGTGTCGACCCAGTTCGGTTCGACGTCGATGCTGCAGCGGAAGCTCCGCGTCGGCTTCGCCAAGGCCGGTCGTCTGATGGACCTGATGGAGTCGCGCGACATCGTCGGGCCGTCCGAGGGTTCGAAGGCCCGCGACGTCCTGGTGACCGCCGACCAGCTGCCCGCGGTGCTCGCGAAGCTCCGCGGCGAGGAGCCGCCCGCCGCGGCCGCTCCGGCAGCGCCGGCCCCGACGCCGTCCGGCGACGGTGACCGCTACGGAGCAGACCCCGTGGGGGACATGACCCGCGGGTACGATGAAGTCCACGACGAGCCCGATGAGGACGCGTGGGGACTGACGGGCAGGGAGTGA